A section of the Candidatus Omnitrophota bacterium genome encodes:
- a CDS encoding GTP-binding protein, producing the protein MKTPNLENLREQMNIVIVGHVDHGKSTLVGRLLADTGSLPQGKLEEVKARCARNAKPFEYAFLLDALKDEQSQGITIDTARSFFKSKKRDYIIIDAPGHIEFLKNMITGAARAQAALLVIDADEGIKENSKRHGYMMSFLGIKNLTVCVNKMDLAGYDQKVFEKIKTDYSKFLKEVNLEAVSFIPIAAREGDNIVSLSKNMPWYQGVCALEALDAFKKALPKDEQPFRMPVQDVYKFTAQDDDRRIFAGRIESGTIESGAEVIFLPSLKKSRIKSIESFNTSQKEKVFAGQSAGFCLETQVYIRPGEIMCKVSDKLPDVSLKIKANVFWMGKQPFVEGKTYKLKIATQHVPVVLSEIVSVMNASELSFAAKPHVDRHEVAECILETMKPVAFDKALDIPETGRFVIVDNYEISGGGVILSAVADQATSLNEHIRKREFDWERSHITPEKRAHKYEHKSALIVLAGQIDTGKQRIAKALEEELFRLGKFTYFLGISNRLALASADVKDKTLSRFEHIQQLGELAHILTDTGLILITSITDIDEYELNMLKSLNHPNKTLVVNVGENNFSDQGVDLLLTENEDPKIAVKKITDLLIRAVVLDPEYYI; encoded by the coding sequence ATGAAAACTCCTAACTTAGAAAATTTACGCGAACAGATGAATATTGTGATTGTCGGTCATGTCGATCACGGGAAAAGCACTTTGGTCGGTCGTTTGCTGGCGGATACGGGCTCTCTTCCTCAAGGAAAACTTGAAGAAGTTAAAGCGCGTTGCGCCCGTAACGCCAAACCTTTTGAATACGCCTTTCTTTTAGATGCTTTAAAAGATGAGCAATCTCAAGGGATCACCATTGACACCGCGCGCAGTTTCTTTAAATCTAAGAAACGCGACTACATTATTATTGACGCGCCCGGCCATATTGAATTCTTGAAAAATATGATCACCGGAGCGGCGCGCGCGCAAGCGGCGCTTTTAGTGATCGATGCGGATGAAGGGATCAAAGAAAATTCCAAGCGTCACGGTTATATGATGTCGTTTTTAGGAATAAAAAATCTTACCGTTTGCGTCAATAAAATGGATTTAGCCGGCTATGACCAGAAAGTTTTTGAGAAAATCAAAACTGATTATTCTAAATTTCTTAAAGAAGTTAATTTAGAAGCGGTAAGTTTTATTCCGATCGCGGCACGCGAAGGGGATAATATTGTTTCTCTGTCTAAAAATATGCCTTGGTATCAAGGGGTGTGTGCCTTAGAGGCTCTGGATGCTTTTAAGAAAGCTTTACCTAAAGACGAACAGCCATTTCGGATGCCGGTTCAAGATGTCTATAAGTTTACGGCTCAAGACGATGACCGCCGTATTTTTGCCGGACGGATCGAATCAGGAACAATTGAATCCGGAGCCGAAGTTATTTTCTTGCCTTCATTGAAAAAGAGCCGCATCAAAAGCATCGAAAGCTTTAATACTTCGCAAAAAGAAAAAGTTTTTGCCGGACAAAGCGCCGGGTTTTGCTTGGAAACGCAGGTGTATATCCGCCCAGGTGAAATTATGTGTAAGGTGAGCGATAAGCTACCCGACGTGAGCCTTAAGATAAAGGCGAATGTTTTCTGGATGGGAAAACAACCGTTCGTTGAAGGAAAGACGTATAAATTAAAAATTGCCACACAACATGTTCCGGTTGTCTTGTCCGAAATTGTAAGCGTGATGAACGCTTCGGAGTTGTCTTTCGCCGCCAAGCCTCACGTGGACCGCCACGAAGTTGCGGAGTGCATTTTGGAAACAATGAAGCCGGTAGCTTTTGATAAGGCTTTGGATATTCCTGAAACCGGCCGTTTCGTTATTGTAGATAATTACGAAATTTCCGGAGGAGGAGTGATCCTTTCGGCGGTTGCGGACCAGGCAACATCTTTAAATGAACATATTCGTAAACGAGAATTTGATTGGGAGCGTAGCCATATCACTCCCGAGAAGCGCGCGCATAAATACGAACATAAATCGGCATTAATTGTTTTAGCGGGACAGATCGATACCGGTAAACAGCGTATTGCCAAAGCCCTAGAGGAGGAATTGTTTCGTCTTGGGAAATTCACGTACTTTTTAGGAATTTCTAATCGTCTTGCCTTGGCGAGCGCGGATGTCAAAGATAAAACACTTAGCCGGTTTGAACATATTCAACAACTCGGAGAACTCGCTCATATTTTAACTGATACCGGACTTATTCTTATCACCAGCATTACCGACATCGACGAATATGAATTGAATATGCTTAAATCGCTCAATCATCCCAATAAAACTTTGGTTGTTAATGTTGGGGAAAATAATTTTTCAGATCAGGGCGTTGATCTATTGCTGACCGAGAACGAAGATCCGAAAATAGCCGTGAAAAAGATCACTGATCTTCTTATTCGCGCGGTTGTTCTTGATCCGGAGTATTATATTTAA